In Leptolyngbya sp. NIES-2104, the genomic window TGGGATAGAAACGGTACTTGAAGGCTTTCTGCGTCATGTCTCACACTATAGCGTTTATTCTGTGAGAAGCGTAAGAGATTGTAAAGCCGTGCTAGAAGCACGGGGTTTCTACCCATCTTTCTGATGACCAAAGGTTCCAAACGCTGCTCCACGTACTTTGCGGCAAATCGAACAATGACAGTGATTAGAAACGAGAATGCGATCCTTCGGAGCTTGGCGAAGCCAATCGTGCAATTCATAAGTCAATGAATATTACGAATACTCAATCTACTTTACGATAGAAGCTAGCCCTCTAGATTCGAGCTAGGATGCTCATAAAATTTATGTGATGAAGATTATTGACGAGGTGCAGTGATGAGAGACATTAGAGACAATACAGGTTTACCAAACAACACAGAAAGCGCGGACTATCTTAGAGGCTACCGAGATGGATTGAAAGACCGAATGGCGTTATCTCGACGGCGCTCGGGGACTGGCATTTTAGGAGCAGTGATTGCGATTCTAGTGCTTGCAGGGTTGGGCTATCTACTGTACAACTATTCCACGACTGGAAGACTACTTCCCAACAATATCGAGATCACGCCATCGAGACCTGTAGCTCCGTAGAGATGGTCTAAGGATGATTCGGATCAGTCTCCAAAAGCGTCCCTTCTAAGTTTGCACCTTCTAAATTCGCGCCAGTTAGGTTGGCTTCTTCGAGGGCAGCTTCAGCGAGATTGGCTTTGTTGAGATTGGCGATCGCGAGATCTGCCCCACTTAAGTCAGAGCCTTCTAGATTCGCGCCACTTAAGTCAGCTTGTTGTAGTCCAGCATTCACCAAGTCAGCTTGAGTCAGGTTTGCAATCTTTAGATCTGCTTGACTCAAGTTTGCACTGTCCAGAATCGTTGCTTCCAAAATTGCGCCATCTAGGATTGCATCGCTCAAATCGGCTCCGGTTAAATCCGCTTGGCTTAAATCGGCTCCATTCAGATTTGCACTGCTCAAATTCACATTGTTCAGCCTTGCTCGTTTTAAGTTCGCTCCATCGAGCGATGCCTCACTTAAATCTGCTCCACTGAGGTTGATGCCTTCCAGCATCGCCTCTTGTAGGTCAATTCTGCTAAAGTCTCTTTCACCTGCTTCATACCGCTCGATGAGTTCTTTCACGTTCATATGATTTCCTCCTGATTAACTCAGATTCTGCGATCGCTTCACCGATCTCACGCTCTGATTCAGATGA contains:
- a CDS encoding pentapeptide repeat-containing protein — translated: MNVKELIERYEAGERDFSRIDLQEAMLEGINLSGADLSEASLDGANLKRARLNNVNLSSANLNGADLSQADLTGADLSDAILDGAILEATILDSANLSQADLKIANLTQADLVNAGLQQADLSGANLEGSDLSGADLAIANLNKANLAEAALEEANLTGANLEGANLEGTLLETDPNHP